The Bombus pascuorum chromosome 11, iyBomPasc1.1, whole genome shotgun sequence genome includes the window tttatagttCTTATAGAGGTTGGAGAGTCTGCAAGAAATTACTGTGAACTGTCTGGTAGGACGGAACCACTCATTGCGGATGTTATAGTAGCATTAATAAATATGGgtataaaattagataatCTGGAAAGTTATGGCAAGAGGGCTAACAGAACAGTTTTGCCTCAGCTTCAGCAACAAACTCAATCAAAGcagttaaatattttgcaagcTGGAGTGAAACAAAGTCATCCATCTCATATACCAAGTTATTTACCACCTTTTCCTGACCCGCATGCATACATTAGAACACCGGTAAAGAGgagttatgaaaatattatgcaatttatatatttattaatatttttagttactttgagatatttattgcgcacaagtttttaattatacagtTTTTACTTACACTACTTATAAACAGACGCATAAACAGCCAGTAACAGAATATGAAGcaataagagaaaaagcaGCAACACAAAAACGTGATATTGAAAGAGCTTTGACAAGGTTCATTGCAAAAACTGGAGATACACATAGTCTATTTTTAACAGAAGATAATAGTATGTTTCCATGTAAGTAGAAATCTCTTACAATTCTGATTCAGGTAAACTAATATGTTTCTATACAAGTAATGtacatttaattaagaattgaatcttcagtattattattttatcatttctatTTCCAGTAATATCATGTAAACCACAATTTCCTAGTTACCTTTCTGCACTCCTTCCACAAGATCAAGTTTTTGAAACCGATCAAGATTTTCAGTTTGAACCAAGTCCAat containing:
- the LOC132911770 gene encoding transcription initiation factor TFIID subunit 8: MDIQTTNTRRKILNHVVCSILVECGYDTCEKQALEILTEMLQSFLIEVGESARNYCELSGRTEPLIADVIVALINMGIKLDNLESYGKRANRTVLPQLQQQTQSKQLNILQAGVKQSHPSHIPSYLPPFPDPHAYIRTPTHKQPVTEYEAIREKAATQKRDIERALTRFIAKTGDTHSLFLTEDNSMFPLISCKPQFPSYLSALLPQDQVFETDQDFQFEPSPIKKRKEQEREESEEGMKGQNEDVEQNGETTTQQDVIDNPYLRPGKIPKNKMPGVSVPGLHSIKRDSLE